Genomic window (Daucus carota subsp. sativus chromosome 5, DH1 v3.0, whole genome shotgun sequence):
TATCTACGACACTGAatatgaagttgaaaatagaATGAAATAGGTCAAGGTCAATAATGGGGAACCGGTTGAGGCTGCAGTGGTTCGGGGTTTGTTAGACATGTTGGATTCGACAAATGAGTTGGTTCCATTCTTTTGTATGGCTCGCGACAGGTTCAAAGAAGATGCTGTTCAAGATTTGAAAATTGTGATGAAAATATCACGAGCCGACAGTGGTCGTGAGAATTTTATTGGTCCGTCCAATGAAGTGGGAGCTATTATGGTTGGCGATCTGGAAGACACATGTGGGGATATGGATATTGTCATTCACAGTATTAAGGATGGACTACAACGTATAAGTGATATTCATTCTAAGTTAATGGCATTACAATACCCTTTGCTGTTTCCAAGAGGCGAGGATGGATATTCCGATGATATTCCTTATGTCAAGACCAAAAACAATGCTCATAAGAGACGCCAAAGAATCACCATGAAGGAGTATTACTCTTATCGACTACAAGTCCGTCATAATGAAGGTGCTTTACTTACTCTTTCTCTCATCCAATTTTTTTGCTTATTCTACGTTTATCAATTTAACTACTATtctatcaaaaaatatatttatgttagttACTTGGATTTGAACAATTAGGAAATACTCCGAGGCTTGGTTGTAGACTATTTCAACAATATATTGTTGACTCTTTTTCGGCTATTGAGCAAGCCCGTTTGTGGTGGTATCGTACTCATCAAACCACCCTTCGGAATGACCTgtacacaaataaaaaaaaaagtctaaGCATGGGTGAGGGCAGCACATCAAATGTTGGAAAAGGATTTGTTCTGCCTGCCAGTTTTCTTGGATCTCGAAGATACATGCAACAATGTTTTCAAGATGCCCTGGCTGTATGTCGCCATATTGGGCATCCCGATATTTTCTTGACCATGACTACTAATCCCATGTGGGAGGAAATCACTGAGATGATGAAAAACATGCAAGGGTGCCTACCTGTTGATTCTCCTGATGTCATTGCAcgtgttttcaagctcaagcTTGATCAGATTGTTGATGATATAAAGAACAAGGGCTACTTTGGAACCTGTGCTGCAAGTATGTTCGAAATCAAATACAATCAGCTCAATATGTCATTGCTTGCtgttaaaaaatgttatttCATTTATCTCTTCATTACTTGCTTTTATAATTGGACATTAATTTTTCTCTTGCTTATTgcattttttgatattatttttttgaatgaaacaGTCATGTAtgttgttgagtttcaaaagcGGGGTTTGCCGCATGTCCATATGCTCATCTGGCTGGATTctcaatcaaagaaaaaacttAATTCAAATGTTGATAGTTTTGTATCCGCTGAAATACCTGATCCCGATGAAGACCCTGTTGGATATCAAGTTGTAGCTAGACACATGATCCACGGTCCTTGTGGATTGCTCAATACCAAGTCTCCTTGCATGAAGGATATGAAGTGCACTAAACACTTCCCTAAAAAGTATGTTTATCATGGAGATAATATAATATTCTACAGCTTTTTAATTTGAGACAAACATTCATGCAATTcatctttaaatttttgttttaacaaACTACAGTGCTCATCTGTTTTACTGTTGACATATTATAGGTATTCATCTCAAACTATGTTTGATCAGTCGGGGTTTCCTATTTACAAACGCCGCAATACAGGTATCTCTGTGAAAAAAGGGAATCAACAACTTGACAATCAGTATGTAGTTCCATACAACCGTGACTTGCTGGTGAAGTATCAATGTCACATGAACGTGGAGATTTGCTGTCATGCACGTAGCCTCAAATATCTATTCAAATACTGCCTTAAAGGTTCTGACCGTGCTACTGTTGAGATTACAAACAAAAACACTGTCTCTAATTCCACATCTCCTGATGCCCCCAAAGATGAAATCCAAGCATTTTTTGATGGTCGTTACATATGCGGTTGTGAGGCTGCCTATCGAATTTTTGGATTTGACATCCATTACCGATCCATCTATGTTCTTCGTCTATCATTTCGCTTACCTGGCAAAAGGAACTGTAcatttagagaagatgaagaacttCACAAGGTTGTTCAACGGGAGAAATTTAAACAAAGTCAGCTTGAGGCTTTCTTCCAACTGAACCAGAAGGACACCAACGCCCAAAAGTTAACTTATGATGAAATTCCAAGGTACTATGTTTGGAATGAGTCTGAATCAGTTTGGACAGTTCGTAAGAAAGGGACACGAATAAGTAGGCTTTTGTTTACTCACCATACTTCTGGGGAGATATGGTACTTGCGGTTATTACTCACAAAGGTTAGGGGACCAACCTCATTTAACCATTTTAAGACTGTTAATGGTGTCTTTTGCAATACATTCAAAGAGGCATGTCAGAAATATGGTTTCCTGGAGGATGATAATGAATGGAATGAGGTTCTTGATGAATGTTCAAAATGTGGTTTTCCAGGGCAGATTCGCGAGCTTTTTGTCCATATAATGGTGAACTGCCAAGTCACTGATTTGTCTTCACTTTGGAAAAAGTATTGGA
Coding sequences:
- the LOC135152841 gene encoding uncharacterized protein LOC135152841; this translates as MLDSTNELVPFFCMARDRFKEDAVQDLKIVMKISRADSGRENFIGPSNEVGAIMVGDLEDTCGDMDIVIHSIKDGLQRISDIHSKLMALQYPLLFPRGEDGYSDDIPYVKTKNNAHKRRQRITMKEYYSYRLQVRHNEGNTPRLGCRLFQQYIVDSFSAIEQARLWWYRTHQTTLRNDLYTNKKKSLSMGEGSTSNVGKGFVLPASFLGSRRYMQQCFQDALAVCRHIGHPDIFLTMTTNPMWEEITEMMKNMQGCLPVDSPDVIARVFKLKLDQIVDDIKNKGYFGTCAAIMYVVEFQKRGLPHVHMLIWLDSQSKKKLNSNVDSFVSAEIPDPDEDPVGYQVVARHMIHGPCGLLNTKSPCMKDMKCTKHFPKKYSSQTMFDQSGFPIYKRRNTGISVKKGNQQLDNQYVVPYNRDLLVKYQCHMNVEICCHARSLKYLFKYCLKGSDRATVEITNKNTVSNSTSPDAPKDEIQAFFDGRYICGCEAAYRIFGFDIHYRSIYVLRLSFRLPGKRNCTFREDEELHKVVQREKFKQSQLEAFFQLNQKDTNAQKLTYDEIPRYYVWNESESVWTVRKKGTRISRLLFTHHTSGEIWYLRLLLTKVRGPTSFNHFKTVNGVFCNTFKEACQKYGFLEDDNEWNEVLDECSKCGFPGQIRELFVHIMVNCQVTDLSSLWKKYWKPMSDDIVMRIQKDALNADYSISDKQLQFYILAEIDKLLRSIGKSLQQFAQLPHPPASFLQRGADNLIKDETSYDVEKMEEEFNKLFPNCNAEQLEVYNAVYNSVQNGEGRLFFVYKSGGCGKTYMWKTLIYKLRSMGKIVLPVASSGIAATLMPGGRTAHSRFKIPIILDEDSCCSISHNSDIAELIKNTSLIIWDEAPMQHMYAFECLDRSFRDIMKSVSPERGQMVFGGITILLGEDFRQILPVINLASRGEIVSACITRSRLWAAAKIFLLKQNMRLNQGESEADRENLRIFAEWVLKIGDGKISPPNTIDANQNEDDIEIPAQFCDTTVANSVDNMINWTFPDFPSCFQNPKYLSERAILTPTNQTVGHLNSVIVDTIPGDIKSYYSVDKAEDFGGTASDLNFAFPPEYLNSYNIPGLPPHQMDFKVGVAVMLMRNLNQTLGLCNGTRMMVTKLMKQCVECEVICGAFVGSRHFIPRMELYPTETKLPFKLIRKQMPL